The sequence below is a genomic window from Haematobia irritans isolate KBUSLIRL chromosome 3, ASM5000362v1, whole genome shotgun sequence.
ttgaaactttgccaaatttttctatagaaaattttgtctcatttttatttctgcagaaaattttgtcacaattttatttctatagaaaattttgtcaaatttttatttctatagaaaattttgtcaaaattttatttttctagaaaattttgacaacatttgattcctatagaaaatttttgccaaattttatttcaatagaaaattgtatttctctaaaatattttttcaaaatgctatttgtgtagaaaattttgtcaaaattttatttctatagtaaattttgtcaaaattttatttctataattttttttttcaaaattttatttccatagaaaattttatcaaaattttatttctatagaaaattttaacaaaatgttatttctatagaaaatgtttgccaaattttatttctataaaaaattttgtcaacattttatttctttaaaaaattttgttagcattttatttctatagaaaatttcgtcacaattttgtttctataaaatttttttccaaaaattttgttaaaattttattactataaaaaattttgtcaaaattttatttctatagaaaattttggtaaaatattatttctataaaaacttttgtcaaaattttattcctatagaaaattttaccaaacttttaattctatagaaagtttgtcaaaatcttatttctatgaaaaattttattaaaattttatttcaataaaaaatttatcaaaactttatttctatagaaagttttgtcaaaattttatttttatagaaattttttttcaaagtttaatttctattgaaactttgccaaattttatttctataaaaaattttgtctcatttttatttctgcagaaaattttgtcacaattttattaatatagaaaattttgtcaaaattttatttctatagaaagttttgtcaaaattttatttctatagaaaatgttgtcaaaattttatttctataaaaacttttgtcataattttatttctgtagcaagttttatttctatagaaaattttatcaaaattttatttctataaaaaattttattaaaattatatttcaataaagaattttgtcacaattttatttctataaaagatgttggcaaaattttatttctatagaaaacttaatcaaaattttatttttatagaaaattttgacaacattttatttctatagaaaatttttgccaaatcttatttcaatagaaagttgtatttctataaaaaattttgtcaaaatgtcatttctgtagaaaattttgtcaaaattttatttctatagaaaattttgtcaagattttatttttatataaaaattttgtcaaaattttatttctataaaaacttttgtcataattttatttctgtagaaaattttaccaaaattttaattctatagaaaattttatcaaaattttattcctgtaaaaaattttattaaaattttatttcaataaagaattttggcaaaattttatttctatagaaaattttgtcaaaattttatttccataaaaatttttggcaaaatgttatttttgtagaaatttttatcaaaattttatttctatagaaaattttgtcaaaattttatttctttaaaaaatttgttaacattttatttctatagaaatttttttctaaatttttttctataaattttttttcaaaaagaattttgtcaaaattttatttccataaaaaattttggcaaaatgttatttctatagaaaattttgtcaaaatatttgctatagaaaattttagcaatattttatttctatagaaaattttgtcaacattttatttctgtagaaaattttgtcaaaatgttatttctatagaaaatgttatcaatattttattttgatagaaaattttgtcaaaatgttatttctatagaaaatgttatcaatattttattttgatagaaaattttgtcataattttatttctgcagaaaattttaacaaaattggattttgtcaaaacttttttatataaattttgtcaaaattttatttctatagaaagttttattaaaattttatttcaataaaaaatttttccaaaacgttatttctataaaaattttatcaatattttatttctatagaaaattttgtcataactttatttctatagaaaattttaccaacattttatttctatagaaaattttacaaaaatgttatttctatagaaaattttatcaaaatgcttCGTTCTCCTTTTTAGCAtgcatttactgtatgattaaaataaacaataaagaaATAGATTGTGTatagattctaaaatttgattttatttccgataatttttgcattgtagAATTGTACTTACTTTTTCTTCATTACATGTCAGTCGCCCCGTATGAAAAACATACTTTTTTGTGCATGCACAGGAAGTCATGAAATTAAACAAAGtaagcaaataaaaacaaaataacaatggttaataatttattttccaaaaaagaaCATACTCGTAAAGTAATTAACAATCAGGATGAATTTCATTCCACATGATAATACCAGCAACAATGGCTTTCTTAAGCAATTCTAAATTTATCGGATCATTAACTTTCCCAGTACATTGTTCCAGATCGTTGTAAGCTTTTGCATATCTCTGCACATTTTCCACTGTACATTTAGACAAATAATCAAAATCGTGGCTTACTGAACAACTAAGTTCCAGAAAATGTCGACATTTTTCCAGCGCCTTCTTAGTTGAAGTAGTGTAAAGTAATTCCATAATTTCGGCGATATTATTTAGAGTTTCTGTTTTAAATTGCAATAAATAATGATTTTCGGGCTGAAACCAACATTGTCTCTTTTCGGCCAAGTCATCAATAGCTTCTATTAATTGATCTCCTCGACACTCAAAACATCTTGAATATGAGACTATATTCGCATTTAACCCATGGAGTACCGATAGGCCTAAGAaaaaacagcacataaattcGCTACGTATCTCGTCATAAGTTGGAGGATtaaaatttacctgaaaatacTGCAACACATATTATGAGCTTCATAGAGCTAATATCAAACTGAGCTTAATAGATCGACTAgtaagaaatatttgtcaaataacCAAATCGATATTTGCTAAGAAaggttttgttttctatagaaatgtgagTAAACATTTgcgaagttaaatttagcacTTGGCAAATAGgtttcttgtcattgagctaaatatggaATCGAGTAGCACACATTGATGAGAGTAAACTTAACCACTACTCTATCCAAGTGGATTGTATAAACCGAGGGTAGCcactaaacctaacctaacctgacgATATGTAGCACAGCTCCAGAGATGACAttgcttcccagcaaaaaagtgtcgccaaaatagtagtgaaaatgtcatttttggATGCgatagtggtgcaaaattgacgcagaagctttgaatttaacatggccataggacggatgtcccgaatttgcatcacttcttaaagtgtggtccgaattcaatgttttgaatgtgaaataaaaaattctgtgatattttgccaaataaataatttttaattataccctgcgccacactgtggaacagggtattataagttagtgcatatgtttgtaacacccagaaggagacgagatagacacatggtgtctttggcaataatgctcggggtggttccctgagtcgatataaccaagtccgtccgtccatctgtccgtccgtccgtccgtctgtctgtgaacacatttttgtgatcaaagtctaggtcgcagtttaagtccaatcgacttcaaatttggcacatgttcctgttttgggtcagaatagaaccctattgattttggaagaaatcggttcagatttagatatagctcccatatatatctttcgcccgatatgcacttatatggatccagaagccaaagttttatcccgatttgcttgaaatttcgagtgcaaaatttgattgaaatcggttcatatttagatatagcttccatatatatcttttgcccgatttggacttatatggccccagaagccagagtttaggcccaatttggttgaaattttgcacatggagtacaattagtagtgtagttgagtgtgctaaattttattgaaatcggttcagatttagatatagaactcatatatatctttcgcccgatattgactaatatggtcctagaagccagagttttaccccaatttggttgaaattttgcactagaagtacaattagtagtgtagtcatgcaccctcaaaaaaaatcgcttctttaacatatgttccaaacatattttgcaggaagcacatatattattgcatactgccgaatcattaatatgtttgttttatgtgaacatattatatgtttggaagcattttgagccaaaaatattatatgcttggaagaatttttcccaaacacgattgtgctcattccatttttgggtggtgaccatgtagcatggttttcgcaaccatgttattttctcggaaatcatgtatccgatttcggcaagcaggttatatttgacgaaaaaataacattttagtgacaaacatgttacatggtcaccatacaaaaataacatttttctctttaaacatgtttgaggtgatcatattccttctctgcgtgtagtagtgtagtcaagtgtgccaaatttgattgaaatcggttcagatttagatatagctcccatatatagctttcgcccgatttacactcatatgaccacagaggccaattttttactgctatttagttaaaattttgcacagggagtataataagcattgttgctatgcgtgccaaatttggttgaaatcggttcagatttaggtataggtcccatatatatgtttttctgatttcgacaaaaatggtcaaaataccaacattttccttgtaaaatcgctaatgcttagtcgaaaagttgtaaaaatgactctaattttccttaacttccaatacatatatatcgagcgataaatcataaataaagttttgcgaagtttccttaaaattgcttcagatttaaatgtttcccatatttttataccctaaaccacatagtggtcagggtataataagtttgatcggccaaaaaatgtgcctaccagaaatattgattttagaccccataaaatatataccgatcgactcagaatcacctcctgagtcgatctagcgcttggtgtccgtccgtccgtctgtccatgtatttgttgttcacaggattcaggtcgcaattattaatcgattttaatgaaatttggcacagggagttttttgggcaaaaggacgaacgctattgaatttggaagaaatcggatcaaatttagatatagctcccatgtatatgtatcgcccgatttcgacaaatggggtcacgttgcgcgttttttcaaacggacgtcaccaaatttggcaaaaaggtaatcttttccatcgcccttcaagtctgcaaaatttcatccaaatcggttcagatttagatatagctctcatatatatgtatcgtccgattttcccaaatttggccacaaaacctttatttatcaaccgatcttacccaaatttggctaaatgtagtcttctatagcactaactatatgtgcaaaaactcatcgaaatcggttcagatttagctatagatcccatatatatatgtaccgtccgatttttctaaatttggccataaaacccttatttatcaaccgatcttacccaaatttggctaaatgtagtcttctatagtactaactatatatgcaaaatttcatcgaaatcggttcagatgtagatatagctaccatatatgtataacccgattttgaaaaattcgcccctacacccagaaaaaagtgccttcgaaactaaaggaaaaaattttcatcaatatagtttatccattttatttccattaaggtaaatttttgtgaaaaataataaaatttactcgtttcagtaaaaaaatcctaaactgtaagcagttaggattagttcattaactagaaaaaggcatggaattttactcatactattttcttcgctgggtataagaatttactactgaaaaagaaaattttattcaccgataacaaagcattcgtaaaaataaacaaaaaccgaactaaaaccaagtttcctcaaaattagtaaaatttcttataaaatgataattgcgacttcctttataatacaaagtttttcatacatacgaacaacacttggcatagaaaaatattttagttcattcctactaagaagtatgcaatcctttcaaaacttaaggaaacacacttgttagaatataggaaattttcctaaatttctattgtctacctgtaatcgatacctgtcatcgtaatcgatgtgtttgcgcgtgggtgtaatcgatatatttgcgcgtcggttgtttttataccctccatcataggatgggggtatattaactttgtcattccgtttgtaacacatcgaaatattgctctaagaccccataaagtatatatattctgggtcgtggtgaaattctgagtcgatctaagcatgtccgtccgtccgtccgtccgtccgtccgtctgttgaaatcacgctaacttccgaacgaaacaagctatcgacttgaaacttggcacaagtagttgttatcgatgtaggtcggatggtattgaaaatgggccatatcggtccacttttacgtatagcccccatataaagggaccctcagatttggcttgtggagcctctaacagaagcatatttcatccgatccggctgaaatttggtacatggtgttggtatatggtctctaacaaccatgttaaaaattggtccatatcggcccttaattatatatagcccccatataaaccgatccccagatttggcttgtggagcctctacgagaagcatatttcacccgatccggctgaaatttggtacatggtgttggtatatggtctctaacaaccatgcaaaaattggtccacatcggtccataattatatatagcccccatataaacagatccccagatttggcttgcggagccacaaagagaagaaaatttcatccgatccgactgaaatttggtacatgatgttggtatatggtctctaacaaccatgcaaaaattggtccacatcggttcatatttatatatagtccccatataaaccgatccccagatttggcttgcgaagtctccaagagaagcaaatttcatccaagccggttgtaatttgaaacatggtgttagtatatgatctttaacaaccgtgccagaattggtccatatcggtccataattatatatagcccccatataaaacgttctccagatttgacctccggagcctcttggaggagcaaaattcatccgatccggttcaaattaggaacgtggtgttagtatatggtcgctaacaaccataccaaaattggtccaaacacacaaaaattggtccatatcggttcataatcatggttgccactagagccaaaaataatctaccaaaattttgtttctatagaaaattttgtcaaaatcttagttctttagaaaatgttgtcaaaattttatttctagagaaaattttgttaaaattgtatacggttcataataacattttcatcattttcaaaattttatttctatagaaaattttgtcaaaattttatttctatagaaaattttgttcaaattttattcggttcataatcatggttgcctctcgagccacaaataatctaccaagattttatttctatagaaaattttgtcaaaagtttatttctatagaaaattttgttaaaattgtatttctgtagaaatttttgtcaaaattttgtttctatagaatattttgtcaaaatttttatttctatcgaaaattttgtgaaaattttatgtctactttgtcaaactgaattatatacgtattggatcgatcttttttgatttaatatataccacgtatggacttacatacaatgtagaagatggtgttaggaggttttaagatagcttgccatcggcaagcgttaccgcaacttaagtaattcgattgtggatggcagtgtttagaagaagtttctacgcaatccatgatggagggtacataagcttcggcctggccgaacttacggccgtatatacttgttttagttggaatcgcgttgttttggtatacggagagattgttgaaaaataatatggtaaaataatataataaataacaaataaaatatataaaatatttgttattttaaattagtgagaaaaattttcgtttttttaaataaatctatcaatgttcgtgatagtgtataaagaaagaaaacaccagcagaaaaacaaccctttcatttgtcttcattttggaatcttcaattatcaggtaatattcagtgacgctaaccttttgcaacaaaaatgttttatgatttttttatatttgtatgtattgaaattgtaaaaggaggacaaaatcgttaggcagcaacttattaaaagtgaaaagtacaagaagaagaaaaagtgcgttttacagttgataatatcacacgaaaattggaaatagtggaataataaactaatatttcaaagagattcgatgctgttgattcttaataaatatattcaatatattaataaaacatgtcttttattgaagataaaattgcttatagaaataaataaaattgtatttaaaaacgaaggtaagcagttctaattatgaagtaaaagttttaccacaaatgtgtaatatttgtcgaaatgaatgaaaaaatttcaataaaatcattccatatatgaattcaaattagttaaattttttcattctgtagtatagtggtatataaatataggaaaatgttaactaatatatggaatgcattattcctaatttctacgaaaatcacatcgttcaaacaaataaaaatgtctttggcgctatacgaagttcaactttcttcacaatgagttcattttaacttaaataaggggtcacttttttctgggtgtaataaccttatgtttgaccatacaggcctcatttcttaactgatcttactcaaatcttgcacaaggtaaccttttgtggtattaatcaaacccgcaaaatattatgcaaattggtttagatttagatatagcttccatatatatgcatcgctcgattttcccaaatttggccatagtactcttatttattaaccaatgttactcaaatttcaaattttgatgtactagccgatcgtacttatacatacttgtagctcttacataagaatattgctcgatttttacaattttgtatttattacccacactaacctaacctaacctcgtagttgcaatatcaacacagccagtgttgctagaagtaggggaaattccctatatgtaggatttttctaatatttagcgtcttttagagacgtagggccacaatgtaggacattttcactcaacactatttgtaataatttttacattttggtggctccagaggaggaaattagaagccggcaagaattgatctttaacaatgtgtggtaaactttattcctgtagaaaattttgtcaacattttatttctatagaccattttgtcaaaattgtatttctatagaaatttttttcaaaatattatttctataaaaaattttctcaaaattttatttctgtggaatttattgtcaaaattttatttctatagaaaaatttctcacaaaaatttgtttatagaaactttttccaaaattttatttttatagagatgtaacaaaaaagattactaatttgggtagaattctaccaactgtggcaaccgtggtggtaatacaaatttatattctaagttatatactttgcatattcatgttttaagataataaagtacttagaaccatttttgttttgtaacattttttaaatttaacgaaaaatatagtagggaaaattgtttgggaatgtagggaacttttttgtccttgtagggtaaaccgaacattttcctggtagctatagtcagattgacacaaagcacccatagacatgtaccccttaattttcttaaatatgcaactggggTTTATCtcacagacctatatgttacctcacaaatgcttatgattactaattctgtaatggtggtttagggtatgatatagtcggccccgcccgactttctactttacttacttgttttactatcattgtgtttcaccctagtgcattagccgacttaatttctgagtctatagaatttgtagaagtctatcaaattctgtccagatcgagtgatatctaaatgtatgtatttgggacaaacctctatatattccgcacccaacacatttgacgtatgtgatctggtatcgaaaatttagatctacaaagtggtgcagggtataatatagtcggccccgcccgactttagactttccttacttgttttttttttatgattttaatgcattctaacgcttgtctaaaacgtttgacctcaaaaatttgcaatatttctagaatggatttagaattttttcgacaaaatttaaataatttgtaccatttgattaattcttactctatttgaaacaaaataatttaaaatttcttattaaaaatataaaaaaagcgagttcgaaaaaattaaatcaaaagaactttctgtgtagttaaaataaagaacatgtttgagaggacatttttggaagtgcttttaaagttgtgcctttagaagaacttccaatttttttgctgggttattaaagatccaAAATCCTTTTCAGCACTAATAGGAAAAATtatgttccaaaatcgtgaacggagggtaacaaaatgaaacagaaacgttcacgaaaaatcaaaacggaatgtttacAGTTTCGTCGACGAGTGTTCACGATTTCGCGAActgcttttatttttctttggccatgagaaGTCTTAAAATATTTGGTAGACGctcttatggcaactccgtcgacggtgcaatgtgctaaggcgactgttaaggcGTATGAAGCAGACAATCCAGGTGCGAGTCACGGCaccgaatttattttttataaattcttaaccATTACGTTTACAG
It includes:
- the LOC142231171 gene encoding uncharacterized protein LOC142231171 is translated as MKLIICVAVFSGLSVLHGLNANIVSYSRCFECRGDQLIEAIDDLAEKRQCWFQPENHYLLQFKTETLNNIAEIMELLYTTSTKKALEKCRHFLELSCSVSHDFDYLSKCTVENVQRYAKAYNDLEQCTGKVNDPINLELLKKAIVAGIIMWNEIHPDC